One Sulfitobacter sp. M39 genomic window, GGGCGCAAGATGCTGTGGTACATCATCCTGCCCCAGCTCAAGCCCGCGACGTTCATCGCCTTTGTCGTCACCATCATCGGCGCGCTGCGGTCGTTTGACCTGATCAGCGTCATGACCAACGGCGGCCCCTTCGGATCGACCCGCGTGCTGTCGTTCTACATGTTCGAAGAAGCCCTGTCCGAGTTCGGCTTCCGCATGGGCTATGGCTCTGCCATCGCGGTGATCCTGTTCCTCATCATGCTCGGGTTCATCGCCTATTTCCTTTACGCCATGTGGCGCGAAGAGCGGGAGGCGCGCTGATGTTCCCTACACCGATCGCCAAACAATCGCGCAGCCGCCAGCTGACCTATCAGACGTTGCTGCCCGTCGCGCTGATCCTGTGGCTCTTGCCGCTGATCGCGGTGGCCCTGTTCTCTATCAAGCCGGGGTCGGATTTCGCCGCCGGGAACTACTGGGGATGGCCGTCCAGCTTCGAGGGGCTGACGAACTACGGCAAGGTCTTCTTTGAAAGCAATATGCCGCGCTACCTGATGAACTCGGTCTTTATCACGCTGCCCACTGTGCTGGGGGCGATTGCGCTGTCCAGCATGGCGGGGTTCGCCTTAGGTATCTACAAGTTCAAGGGCAACCTGCTGATCTTCTTCATGTTCATCGCGGGCAACTTTGTCCCGTTCCAGATCCTGATGGTGCCCGTGCGCGACCTGACCATATCGCTGGGGATGTATGACAGCATTCAGGGGCTGGTCCTGTTTCACGTGGCGTTCCAGACGGGCTTTTGCACGCTCTTCATGCGCAACTTCATCCGCGCATTGCCTTTCCCCTTGATCGAGGCCGCCCGTGTCGAGGGCGTGGCCGAATGGCGCATCTTCTTCTTTGTGGTGCTGCCATTGATGAAGCCCGCGCTGGCCGCGCTGGCGGTATTGGTCTTTACCTTCATCTGGAACGATTATTTCTGGGCCGTCGTGCTGACCCAAGGGCCAAGCGCGCAACCTGTTACAGCGGGCATCACCGAATTCAACTCGCAGTTCCGCGCGGCCTATCACCTGATGAGCGCGGGATCGATTGTCGCCGCCTTTCCGCCGGTCGCGATGTTCTTTCTGATGCAGAAACACTTCATCGCCGGTCTCACGCTTGGCGCAGTAAAGTAGAGAGTTATGACACAGACCTACCGCCTTGATGACGGGCGCCAGACGCTTGTTCTGGCCTCTGCGCACGACCGCCCGCCGCAGGTGGTCTATTGGGGCAGCCCGCTGCGCGACGGCGAAAATCTGGACGAGATTTGCGCCGCCCATGCCATCGACGTGACCGGCGGCATGCTGGACGAGACCCCTGATCTGTCGCTGTGCCCCGAAGCCGGGCGCAGCTTTCCGGGGCAGGCGGGGTTGGCACTCGCGCGTGCCGATGGCACGCCGCTGCGCCCCTTGTTTCACCTGCGCAACGTGGTGCAGGATGCAGGGCTGCGGTTTGTCTGCGCGGCACCGGACGAAGGGCTGACGCTGACCTTTGACTTTG contains:
- a CDS encoding carbohydrate ABC transporter permease; protein product: MFPTPIAKQSRSRQLTYQTLLPVALILWLLPLIAVALFSIKPGSDFAAGNYWGWPSSFEGLTNYGKVFFESNMPRYLMNSVFITLPTVLGAIALSSMAGFALGIYKFKGNLLIFFMFIAGNFVPFQILMVPVRDLTISLGMYDSIQGLVLFHVAFQTGFCTLFMRNFIRALPFPLIEAARVEGVAEWRIFFFVVLPLMKPALAALAVLVFTFIWNDYFWAVVLTQGPSAQPVTAGITEFNSQFRAAYHLMSAGSIVAAFPPVAMFFLMQKHFIAGLTLGAVK